CTGGCGAGCGATGCCTGGGCGACCGAGCTGGGCGCGGACGGGACGGCCTGCGTCCGCGTCGTCCGGCCAGGCTCTGCCGGCAGGGTCGCCGTGCGCTATATCGCCGGTCTTGCGGCCGATTGGGAGAGCCTGCCCGCAGGCCTCAAGCACGGTATCCTGCGCCTTGCCGCCCATCATTATCGCTCGCGCGGAAACGGGGCGGACGGCGAGGTTGCAGCCGCGCCTCGCGCTGCGCCGCCTGCTGCCATCGCCGCCCTGTGGCGGCCTTGGCGCATCATGCGGATCGCCTGAGCCGCGTGGCCATATTCGACACGCGCATCCGTCCGCCTGCCGCCGCGCTGACCCGCCGCCTGGCCGCCCGTGCCACGCGCATCGCTGTGGAGGCGACGTCTCGCCAGCGAACCCTCCCTGCCAGCCGCGCCGCAGATGCGCTCTGGCCCGACCTGTTCGAGGACTGATCCCATGGAAACCCGCTTGCGCGCCGCGCTGCTCGAATGGCTGCGCGGCGATCCCGCCATCGCCGATGCCGTCAATGTCGTGGACGAGGCAGAAACGACCCGCGCCGCGATACCGTGGCTGGCCCTGATCGCCAGCGCATCGACCGACTGGAGCAGCAAGACTCATGACGGGCGCGAAATCCGCGTCGCACTGGAATTGCGGCACCGTGGCGATGTGCCCGGCGATGCCGCCGAAACTATCCAAGCGCTGGAGCGGCGGCTGGAGTCCCTGCCCGCCGCCCAGCCGCATTTCCG
This is a stretch of genomic DNA from Erythrobacteraceae bacterium WH01K. It encodes these proteins:
- a CDS encoding DUF3168 domain-containing protein, which produces METRLRAALLEWLRGDPAIADAVNVVDEAETTRAAIPWLALIASASTDWSSKTHDGREIRVALELRHRGDVPGDAAETIQALERRLESLPAAQPHFRIVSRQFLRTRHERRARHERASLVEYRFRCLAA